Proteins co-encoded in one Salvia splendens isolate huo1 chromosome 4, SspV2, whole genome shotgun sequence genomic window:
- the LOC121797940 gene encoding uncharacterized protein At2g34160-like: protein MEEITERVNKINIAENQKKNRIQVSNTKKPLFFYVNLAKRYMQQHSEVELSGLGMAISTVVSVAEILKNNGFAVEKKIMTSTVEIKDDFRGRPGQKAKIEVVLGKTANFDELMAAAQEARENGNDEE from the exons ATGGAAGAGATAACAGAAAGAGTGAACAAGATTAACATTGCTGAAAACCAGAAGAAGAACCGAATTCAAGTCTCCAATACAAAGAAGCCGCTTTTCTTTTACGTTAATCTCGCAAAG AGGTATATGCAACAACACAGTGAGGTGGAGCTTTCCGGACTTGGCATGG CAATCTCAACAGTTGTCTCAGTTGCTGAAATTCTGAAGAACAATGGATTTGCTGTTGAGAAGA AAATCATGACATCCACTGTGGAGATAAAGGATGATTTTCGTGGAAGGCCTGGCCAAAAAGCCAAG ATTGAAGTAGTACTTGGGAAAACAGCAAATTTCGATGAGTTAATGGCTGCAGCCCAAGAGGCTAGGGAGAATGGAAATGATGAGGAATAA
- the LOC121797938 gene encoding pentatricopeptide repeat-containing protein At1g52620-like — protein sequence MSKAILRLIKPLNRPKQRIKPTLNTPITPQVKDLANEVCEILRSEVENWEESLQNRFFGGDIAPSEVAHLVFDKIRNCELGLKFYGFISHSSFHLDGFAYSSLLKLLARSRVFAEIDSVLLECLHCEEKRPTHDALGFVIRAYAESGSVSKALDLYSHLLSNYNTLPQLPACNSLLNGLVDEGKLDVAWRVYEEMVRRDEAGETSYLDNYSVSIMVKGLCREGKVEKGRKLIEKRWGRNCIPNIVFYNILIDGYCKRGNLERAHELFIELKVKGFFPNHETYGAMIDGFCKRGEFEKVDEMLKEMESSGIEVNTVIYNNVVDGRCKYSFVREAFETTRKMMEVGCRLDIVTYNSFISSACKNGNVQEAEKLLEEVINRGLVPNKLSFTPLIHAYCRERNFERASSLLVEMTRSGHKPDLITYGGLVHGLVVAGEVEAALTIRNNMVERGVSPDACIYNVLINGLCKQSRFADAQQLLQEMLGRNVSPDSYVYATLVDGYVRSGNFDDAEKLFDLITKTGADPGLVGYNAMIKGYCKLGKFKNAILCINKMTRRNITPDEFTYSTIIDGLVKQNDLLGALAVFGLVIKQKYIPNVVMYTSIISGFCRCRNVSGAERILRGMQSNGVPPNVVTYSVVIGICCKEGKLAKASSFFEEMMMSKCNPNEVTFHYLVNGLSNNASSVIQRTQDGGSGQHKHMLLDIFGTMVSDGWQPISAAYSSIVACLCLNRMLGTALQLTDTMLNKGFPLDSVSLAALLHGACLVGKSKEWKNMISSKPIDAKLDVALKYLAIFGRYSTHQLTKEASVILHSLLQDSTLTNVLAGS from the coding sequence ATGTCCAAGGCAATTCTAAGACTCATCAAACCCTTAAACCGCCCCAAACAAAGAATCAAGCCAACCCTCAACACTCCCATCACACCGCAAGTCAAGGATTTGGCCAATGAAGTTTGTGAAATTCTCCGAAGTGAAGTGGAAAACTGGGAAGAGTCCCTTCAAAATCGTTTCTTTGGAGGGGATATTGCTCCATCTGAGGTTGCCCACCTAGTGTTCGACAAAATTCGCAACTGCGAATTGGGTCTCAAATTCTATGGTTTCATCTCCCATAGCAGCTTTCACCTCGATGGGTTCGCTTATTCCTCACTTTTGAAGCTCCTAGCTCGGTCCAGAGTCTTTGCAGAAATCGACAGCGTCTTGTTGGAGTGTTTGCATTGTGAAGAGAAGCGGCCTACCCACGATGCGTTAGGTTTTGTAATCCGTGCGTATGCGGAATCGGGGTCTGTTTCTAAAGCTCTCGACTTGTATTCTCATCTTCTCAGTAACTACAACACATTGCCCCAGTTACCGGCATGTAATTCTCTGCTTAATGGGCTTGTCGATGAAGGAAAGTTGGACGTTGCATGGCGTGTGTATGAAGAGATGGTGAGGAGAGATGAAGCCGGTGAAACTAGTTATTTGGACAATTACAGTGTTTCTATAATGGTGAAGGGATTGTGTAGAGAAGGAAAGGTTGAGAAAGGTAGAAAGTTGATTGAGAAGAGGTGGGGAAGGAACTGCATTCCAAATATTGTGTTCTATAATATTCTCATTGATGGATATTGCAAGAGAGGCAATCTCGAGAGGGCTCATGAGCTTTTTATAGAGTTGAAAGTGAAGGGTTTCTTTCCGAACCATGAGACTTATGGGGCAATGATTGATGGGTTTTGTAAAAGAGGGGAATTTGAGAAGGTTGATGAAATGTTAAAGGAAATGGAGTCGAGTGGTATTGAGGTGAATACCGTGATCTATAACAATGTTGTTGATGGTAGATGTAAATACAGCTTTGTCAGGGAAGCTTTTGAGACCACAAGAAAGATGATGGAAGTAGGGTGCCGGTTGGACATTGTGACATATAATTCTTTCATTTCTAGTGCTTGTAAAAATGGGAATGTGCAGGAGGCAGAAAAGCTTTTGGAGGAGGTAATCAATCGTGGATTGGTTCCAAATAAGCTAAGCTTTACCCCTCTTATACATGCCTACTGCAGGGAGCGAAATTTTGAGAGAGCGTCAAGTCTTCTTGTTGAGATGACACGCAGTGGACATAAGCCTGACTTGATAACCTATGGAGGTCTTGTTCATGGGCTAGTTGTTGCTGGAGAAGTTGAGGCTGCTTTGACCATCCGAAACAACATGGTGGAAAGGGGTGTTTCTCCCGATGCATGCATTTACAATGTGTTAATTAACGGACTTTGCAAACAGAGTAGGTTTGCTGATGCGCAACAGCTTCTCCAAGAGATGCTTGGTCGTAACGTGTCTCCTGATTCATATGTTTATGCCACTTTAGTTGATGGATATGTAAGAAGTGGCAACTTTGATGATGCCGAAAAACTTTTTGacctcataacaaaaacaggtGCGGATCCTGGGCTTGTAGGGTATAATGCTATGATTAAGGGCTACTGTAAGCTTGGAAAGTTTAAAAATGCTATTCTTTGCATTAATAAGATGACTAGAAGAAACATCACTCCAGATGAATTTACATATTCTACAATCATTGATGGATTAGTAAAGCAGAATGATTTGCTTGGTGCATTGGCTGTGTTTGGCCTCGTCATCAAACAGAAGTACATACCAAATGTTGTGATGTATACCTCAATCATCAGTGGCTTTTGCCGTTGTAGAAATGTTTCTGGTGCAGAAAGAATTCTCAGAGGAATGCAATCAAATGGTGTGCCTCCCAATGTGGTGACTTATTCTGTAGTGATAGGTATCTGTTGCAAAGAGGGAAAACTTGCAAAAGCCTCTTCCTTTTTCGAAGAAATGATGATGAGCAAGTGTAATCCCAATGAAGTTACATTTCATTATTTGGTCAACGGCCTATCAAACAATGCTTCTTCTGTTATTCAGAGGACACAAGATGGTGGTTCTGGTCAGCATAAGCATATGCTTCTTGATATCTTTGGGACGATGGTATCTGATGGTTGGCAACCCATATCTGCTGCATACAGCTCAATTGTTGCTTGTCTTTGTTTAAACAGAATGCTTGGAACTGCATTACAGTTGACTGATACGATGTTGAATAAAGGCTTCCCTCTAGACTCGGTGAGTTTGGCTGCTCTATTACATGGTGCTTGTTTAGTAGGGAAATCCAAAGAATGGAAGAACATGATTTCTTCCAAACCAATTGATGCAAAGCTTGATGTTGCTTTGAAATATTTGGCCATATTTGGGCGCTACTCAACCCATCAACTGACTAAGGAGGCCTCAGTGATTTTGCATTCCTTGCTACAGGATTCAACTCTAACGAATGTGCTGGCAGGTTCTTGA
- the LOC121800253 gene encoding uncharacterized protein LOC121800253 has translation MQLESKRNVLQLSSLNHISLVCKSVDQTSEFYINVLGFVPVKRPAALQFPGAWLVGHGIGIHLLQSENPEYLPNKTVINTKDNHISFQCESMGMVEKKLGEMGIDWVCLRVEEDGIDMDQVFFHDPDGFMIEICNCESIPIIPLDGKMHKPCALNKMRVQH, from the exons ATGCAGCTGGAGAGCAAGAGGAACGTGTTGCAGCTGTCGTCGTTGAACCACATTTCTCTAGTCTGCAAATCAGTGGATCAAACCAGTGAATTCTATATAAACGTTCTTGGATTTGTGCCTGTCAAGAGGCCTGCTGCTTTGCAATTTCCAGGGGCATG GCTGGTTGGCCATGGGATAGGGATACATCTACTTCAATCAGAAAATCCAGAATATTTGCCAAACAAAACTGTGATTAATACCAAAGATAATCACATTTCCTTTCAG TGTGAGAGCATGGGCATGGTGGAGAAGAAACTGGGAGAAATGGGGATTGATTGGGTGTGCCTGAGAGTAGAAGAAGACGGGATCGACATGGATCAGGTGTTCTTCCACGATCCGGATGGATTTATGATTGAGATCTGCAACTGCGAGAGCATACCGATCATACCATTGGATGGCAAGATGCATAAGCCTTGTGCATTGAACAAGATGAGGGTGCAGCACTAG